In Macadamia integrifolia cultivar HAES 741 chromosome 1, SCU_Mint_v3, whole genome shotgun sequence, a single window of DNA contains:
- the LOC122076120 gene encoding CDP-diacylglycerol--glycerol-3-phosphate 3-phosphatidyltransferase 1, chloroplastic gives MALFRSLKTLIRHKESRSFLSFCASATPFPSPSPLSSIFSCFPSSPAFPVSPHPSSFAFRLTSSSHSRFLSPFYKWIPCPGPLFLSSPPWKLLQSATPLFLHGKIVLSKADSWNLLGRRSFPIKLGFGSTASLPGLVNEIDQKLLFKGHDIGGVSGSSAENFVNLPNLISLSRLVSGPLLGWLIINEWYLCAFVGLAVSGATDWLDGYVARKMGINSVVGSYLDPLADKVLIGCVALAMVKMDLLHPALVGLVVFRDVGLISGAVYKRASNLGWEWRSWSDFINLDGTHREKVEPLLVSKVNTVFQLALVAAALLQPEFGTEATQSHIEYLSWLVASTTVASTVAYGVQHMRTGSVLAGRGSSLSKSQ, from the exons ATGGCGCTCTtcaggtcactgaaaacccttaTCAGACACAAAGAATCTCGGTCTTTCCTGAGCTTCTGCGCCTCTGCTACTCCAtttccttctccatctcctctctCGTCGATCTTCTCTTGCTTTCCTTCCTCCCCAGCGTTTCCTGTTTCGCCGCATCCATCTTCCTTTGCCTTTCGTCTCACTTCATCATCCCACTCGAGGTTTCTCTCACCTTTCTACAAATGGATTCCGTGTCCAGGACCCCTGTTTCTGTCTTCTCCACCATGGAAGCTTTTACAGTCTGCCACTCCCTTGTTTCTTCATGGAAAAATCGTTTTGTCAAAAGCGGATTCTTGGAATTTGCTTGGAAGGAGGAGTTTTCCTATTAAACTAGGGTTTGGTTCGACTGCATCCCTCCCAGGATTGGTGAATGAGATTGATCAGAAGTTATTGTTCAAGGGACATGACATCGGTGGTGTTAGTGGCAGCTCTGCTGAGAATTTTGTTAATTTGCCGAATTTGATTTCATTGAGTCGATTAGTTTCTGGTCCCTTGCTTGGATG GCTGATCATAAATGAGTGGTATCTTTGTGCATTTGTGGGGTTGGCGGTATCTGGAGCAACTGACTGG CTAGATGGCTATGTGGCTAGGAAGATGGGTATTAATTCAGTGGTTGGATCATATCTTGATCCCCTTGCTGACAAG GTTCTTATTGGATGTGTTGCTTTAGCCATGGTGAAGATGGATCTTCTCCACC ctGCACTTGTGGGACTTGTTGTATTTCGAGATGTCGGACTCATCAGTGGTGCAGTTTATAAAAGAGCTAGTAACTTGGGTTGGGAG TGGAGAAGTTGGTCTGATTTCATCAACCTTGATGGGACCCATCGAGAGAAAGTAGAACCCCTCTTAGTCAGCAAG GTAAATACAGTTTTCCAATTGGCCTTGGTAGCTGCTGCTCTTCTTCAACCGGAATTTGGCACCGAGGCAACTCAATCACACATCGAGTATTTGAG TTGGTTGGTAGCTTCGACAACAGTAGCATCAACAGTGGCATATGGAGTACAACACATGCGAACTGGGTCAGTATTAGCTGGTAGAGGATCCTCCTTGAGCAAATCGCAGTAA